From the Bacteroidales bacterium genome, one window contains:
- a CDS encoding ketoacyl-ACP synthase III, whose protein sequence is MGASVRRIEYYLPEKVVTNKDLELQFQKWEADKIYKKIGIAERHVVSNEETALDLAFHACEKVLGNFDRKEIDFLILCTQSPDYFLPTSACVLQDKLGLRKDLGAFDFNLGCSGFVYGLAMSKGFISAGIARNVLLVTSETYTRHIHPLDLANRTIFGDGAAATIVGASDSEKIFEFVLGTDGSGMTNLIVPNGGMKSAKNPDAVEITNSSGDISTANCLYMNGPEIFNFTIDAVPLAFNEVLQKNSVSLSDIDYVIFHQANKYMIDFLRKKLAIPEEKFFMDMADTGNTVSATIPIGLKKATERGLIKEGDRVLLCGFGVGYSWGATIIQI, encoded by the coding sequence ATGGGCGCCTCGGTAAGACGTATAGAATATTACCTGCCTGAAAAGGTTGTAACCAACAAGGATCTTGAGCTTCAGTTTCAGAAATGGGAAGCGGACAAGATTTATAAAAAGATCGGAATTGCCGAGAGGCATGTGGTGAGTAACGAGGAAACCGCACTCGACCTGGCCTTTCATGCCTGCGAAAAGGTACTTGGAAATTTCGACAGGAAAGAAATCGACTTTCTGATCCTTTGCACCCAAAGCCCTGATTATTTTTTACCCACGAGTGCCTGTGTTCTGCAGGATAAATTGGGCCTGCGAAAGGACCTTGGCGCCTTTGACTTCAACCTGGGTTGTTCCGGTTTTGTATACGGACTGGCCATGAGCAAGGGTTTCATTTCTGCCGGTATTGCCCGGAATGTCCTGCTTGTCACCAGCGAAACCTATACCCGTCATATTCATCCCCTCGACCTGGCAAACCGCACTATATTTGGTGACGGTGCTGCAGCCACTATTGTGGGTGCAAGCGATTCAGAAAAAATATTCGAATTTGTACTTGGAACAGACGGCAGCGGGATGACCAATCTGATAGTTCCCAACGGCGGTATGAAAAGCGCAAAAAACCCCGATGCAGTTGAGATTACCAATTCAAGTGGCGATATATCCACTGCGAACTGCCTATATATGAACGGTCCGGAAATCTTCAATTTCACAATTGACGCGGTTCCGTTGGCTTTTAACGAGGTACTTCAGAAAAATAGCGTTTCTCTTTCAGATATCGATTATGTGATTTTCCACCAGGCCAATAAGTACATGATTGATTTTCTCAGGAAGAAATTAGCCATTCCCGAAGAAAAATTCTTTATGGACATGGCAGATACAGGAAACACTGTGTCCGCAACAATTCCCATCGGATTGAAAAAGGCTACTGAAAGAGGACTCATTAAAGAAGGCGACAGGGTTCTTCTTTGCGGCTTCGGCGTCGGCTACTCATGGGGCGCAACTATTATTCAGATTTAG
- a CDS encoding SDR family oxidoreductase, with translation MTGLNNKNIVITGASSGLGRQIAVEASRCGANVILVARNVERLQQTMELLDKGNHSIHSVDLNQSDLFEKLVDEMVANCGPVYGFVHSAGIEATIPFRNMKPSIYEDLFRVNVIAGFELARILSKKKNCEAQGGSFVFLGSVMGILGKEGKVAYCASKSALISGVKAMALELSSKKIRCNTVLPGMIMTEMAEEMFRTLPQSSVDNIISSHPLGLGKPSDVANLVTFLLSDKSSWITGSDFVIDGGYSAG, from the coding sequence TTGACCGGATTAAACAATAAAAATATTGTTATCACGGGCGCTTCCTCAGGATTGGGGCGCCAGATTGCGGTTGAAGCCAGCCGGTGCGGTGCCAATGTCATTTTGGTTGCACGCAATGTGGAAAGGCTTCAACAAACTATGGAATTACTTGATAAAGGCAATCACAGCATCCACTCGGTTGACCTGAACCAATCTGATCTGTTTGAGAAACTTGTTGATGAAATGGTTGCAAACTGCGGTCCTGTTTATGGTTTTGTTCACTCGGCAGGAATTGAAGCCACAATACCCTTCAGAAATATGAAACCTTCTATTTACGAAGACCTGTTCCGGGTTAATGTGATTGCAGGTTTTGAGCTTGCCCGGATCCTGTCAAAAAAGAAGAACTGTGAGGCTCAGGGAGGTAGTTTTGTATTTCTGGGCTCGGTTATGGGAATACTAGGAAAGGAAGGAAAAGTGGCGTATTGTGCAAGCAAATCTGCGCTGATCAGCGGGGTTAAAGCCATGGCGCTTGAGCTCAGCAGTAAAAAAATAAGGTGTAATACGGTGTTGCCGGGAATGATAATGACAGAAATGGCCGAAGAAATGTTCCGGACGTTGCCTCAATCTTCGGTGGACAATATAATAAGCAGTCATCCGCTGGGACTGGGCAAGCCCTCTGATGTAGCCAACCTCGTGACATTCCTCCTCTCCGACAAATCCTCCTGGATAACCGGCAGTGATTTCGTCATTGACGGCGGTTACAGCGCCGGGTAA
- a CDS encoding DegT/DnrJ/EryC1/StrS family aminotransferase: protein MEYRIQQIQPFFDEHESRNLEKAIQTGWVTEGPFSQEFLASLKQFTGAKYAVLANNGTLGLYLALMSLDIKQGDEVILPDFSFNASASSIAFTGATPVFVDINPADLQVNTSLIEKKITSRTKAIMPVHVYGQACDMDPIIDIARRHNLKIVEDAAQGFGVFYKGRHTGTLGNNGVISFFADKTITTGEGAVVLTNDEQVFNRLRMLRNQGRPNSGTFIHPELGMNFRMTDLQCAVGVAQFNKFETIRQIKQRNFNQYFEELKSIPEVEFIRQSEFTNFIPFRVNVKVPRVEQLIEHLEKNAVQTRRMFYPLHRQPCFSYLTNNDSDFPASIDAYDRGLSFPVHCSLKPEDISYLCDLVKGFYKS, encoded by the coding sequence ATGGAATACCGCATTCAACAAATACAACCGTTTTTCGATGAACATGAATCCAGAAACCTTGAAAAAGCAATTCAAACCGGTTGGGTTACCGAAGGTCCTTTTTCACAGGAGTTCCTGGCTTCATTGAAACAGTTCACCGGTGCAAAATACGCAGTGCTAGCTAACAACGGCACTCTCGGATTATACCTTGCCCTGATGTCTCTTGATATTAAGCAGGGGGATGAAGTGATTCTGCCGGATTTTTCGTTCAACGCATCCGCATCATCCATTGCCTTTACAGGGGCAACTCCGGTTTTTGTTGATATTAACCCGGCTGATCTTCAGGTTAACACCAGTCTCATTGAAAAGAAAATCACCTCACGGACCAAAGCCATCATGCCGGTTCACGTTTACGGACAGGCCTGTGATATGGATCCGATTATTGATATAGCCCGGAGGCATAATCTTAAAATTGTTGAAGATGCCGCCCAGGGTTTCGGTGTGTTTTATAAAGGAAGGCACACGGGGACGCTTGGAAACAACGGGGTAATTTCATTCTTTGCCGACAAAACGATCACAACAGGCGAAGGAGCGGTGGTACTCACCAATGACGAGCAGGTTTTTAACCGTCTGCGTATGCTGAGAAACCAGGGAAGACCGAATAGCGGAACATTCATACATCCCGAGCTGGGCATGAATTTCAGGATGACCGATCTTCAGTGTGCAGTAGGTGTTGCGCAATTCAACAAATTCGAAACCATCCGTCAGATCAAGCAAAGGAACTTCAATCAGTATTTTGAAGAATTGAAAAGTATACCTGAAGTTGAGTTTATCAGGCAGAGTGAATTCACGAATTTCATTCCTTTCAGGGTAAATGTAAAAGTTCCCCGCGTTGAACAACTGATTGAGCACCTTGAAAAGAACGCAGTGCAAACCCGCAGGATGTTTTACCCGCTTCACCGCCAGCCGTGCTTCAGCTACCTGACAAACAACGATTCGGATTTCCCCGCTTCAATTGACGCCTATGACAGGGGATTGTCGTTCCCGGTTCACTGCAGTCTGAAACCTGAAGATATTTCCTATTTGTGTGACCTTGTAAAAGGTTTTTATAAAAGCTGA
- a CDS encoding acyl carrier protein, whose amino-acid sequence MKKLDFYTELIDFLEFEPVTLTENTELKSLDGYDSMAVMSLIAFCDEKFSKKINAREIQNLTTVGSLMDFLGRENFTD is encoded by the coding sequence ATGAAAAAGCTGGACTTTTACACTGAACTGATTGATTTCCTTGAATTTGAACCGGTGACTCTGACAGAAAACACGGAGCTTAAATCGCTGGATGGTTACGATTCCATGGCGGTTATGTCACTTATTGCCTTCTGTGATGAGAAATTCAGCAAAAAAATCAATGCCCGCGAAATACAGAACCTTACAACCGTCGGAAGCCTGATGGATTTCCTGGGAAGGGAAAACTTTACCGATTGA